In one window of Bifidobacterium crudilactis DNA:
- a CDS encoding DJ-1/PfpI family protein, giving the protein MTVRKKDMRDIAILVFDGFEPLDVFGPAEVFGCIRRIHDTADAPEIRYYSLAGGTVHGAIGTDIVTRALDDAPDKDVLLIPGGPGTRSLVKDAVFLEALRRQLPRFSRILTVCTGSALLAATGTIDGRKATSNKRAFTWVKSVRPEVKWVAHARWVEDGNLTSSSGVSAGTDMALSVVAKAYGDEFARTLAAAIEYVWNDDPSDDPFAAL; this is encoded by the coding sequence ATGACCGTCAGAAAGAAAGATATGAGGGATATAGCGATATTGGTATTCGACGGCTTCGAACCGCTTGACGTATTCGGCCCGGCGGAGGTATTCGGGTGCATCAGAAGAATCCATGACACCGCCGATGCGCCAGAGATACGGTATTACTCACTCGCCGGAGGAACGGTTCATGGTGCGATAGGCACCGACATCGTCACGAGAGCACTCGACGACGCTCCTGACAAGGATGTTCTGCTCATACCAGGAGGCCCCGGCACCAGAAGCCTGGTGAAGGATGCCGTCTTTCTCGAAGCGCTGCGCCGACAGCTTCCTCGTTTTTCGCGGATACTCACCGTCTGTACAGGTTCAGCTCTGCTTGCCGCGACGGGAACGATAGATGGGCGCAAGGCCACATCCAACAAGCGAGCGTTCACATGGGTGAAAAGCGTCAGACCCGAGGTCAAATGGGTCGCGCACGCACGTTGGGTCGAGGACGGGAATCTGACCTCATCGTCCGGAGTGAGCGCAGGAACAGACATGGCTCTGAGCGTGGTTGCCAAGGCCTACGGAGATGAATTTGCACGCACCTTGGCTGCCGCAATCGAATACGTGTGGAACGACGACCCGAGCGATGACCCCTTCGCCGCTCTCTGA
- a CDS encoding ADP-ribosylglycohydrolase family protein, which produces MKTTQQRVRETLLAIAYGDAMGMPTENLTKEQIEHRYGEVTDFQPSPDDLGTFIRHLDAGTVTDDTENAVFLCDMLIETGGKVEPEVFVRYLIDWLDHDEKSAVVAGPSTKRAVEAIKHGTPITESGIWGTTNGAAMKIAPIGLVSNCDDLGLLVSNVAAICLPTHNTQIAIQGASVIAAAVSFMFDNDDVDWDEYYDVIARTARLASDFGNRLPTPDILKRIACGRRIAEIPDEGQFRDELYSFLGTGLDTIQTVPAAVSLVYRYRGNLRSCVRTCASIGGDTDTLGAICGGICGGYMFNLSDDDIAVLCSVNDIDFTAIAEAMAPLVDGVRRR; this is translated from the coding sequence ATGAAAACCACACAACAACGAGTGCGCGAAACATTGCTTGCCATCGCCTACGGGGACGCGATGGGCATGCCGACGGAGAACCTCACCAAGGAGCAGATCGAGCACCGCTACGGTGAGGTAACCGACTTCCAGCCCAGCCCTGATGATTTGGGAACCTTCATCCGGCATCTGGACGCAGGCACGGTGACCGATGACACGGAGAACGCCGTATTCCTCTGTGACATGCTCATCGAAACGGGAGGTAAGGTCGAGCCCGAGGTATTCGTCAGATATCTCATCGACTGGCTCGATCATGACGAGAAAAGCGCAGTCGTCGCAGGTCCCAGCACCAAAAGGGCGGTTGAGGCGATCAAGCACGGCACGCCCATTACCGAGTCCGGCATCTGGGGGACGACGAACGGTGCGGCGATGAAAATCGCGCCGATTGGACTGGTGTCAAACTGCGATGACCTGGGGCTTCTGGTGAGTAATGTGGCGGCCATCTGTCTGCCGACGCACAACACCCAGATAGCCATCCAGGGGGCATCCGTAATAGCTGCGGCGGTCAGCTTCATGTTCGATAACGATGACGTTGATTGGGATGAATACTATGACGTCATAGCCCGAACGGCGCGATTGGCCTCGGATTTCGGCAATAGGCTCCCCACTCCCGATATCCTCAAACGTATCGCCTGCGGACGCAGAATCGCCGAGATTCCGGACGAAGGTCAGTTCCGTGACGAGTTGTATTCCTTCCTGGGCACGGGACTCGACACCATCCAGACAGTGCCCGCCGCCGTCTCGTTGGTCTACAGGTATCGCGGGAATCTGCGCTCGTGTGTTCGCACCTGTGCAAGCATCGGCGGCGATACCGATACCCTCGGGGCAATATGCGGAGGAATATGCGGAGGTTACATGTTCAACCTCAGTGATGACGACATCGCCGTGCTGTGCTCGGTCAATGACATCGACTTCACTGCGATTGCCGAAGCCATGGCACCATTGGTGGATGGGGTGCGCCGCCGCTGA
- a CDS encoding LacI family DNA-binding transcriptional regulator has product MKEIAERMGVSVSSVSLVLNNRDAGRIKPDIADRIRDEAKRLGYRPNRIASSMRTNRTRILGFISDEIATTPFAGRLILGAQDAARAFGYTLLTVNTNGEKALESSEIETLKQYGVDGFLYARMFNQPTSVPQTLRDYPLVLVDATDVNGELPSIVPDETAIGRDVTERLIAAGCRRVAYIGLDDDIAAQLGRFSGYRDTLAAHGIDFDDQLVTNPRIGAEALVSTEKLMEELRPDGFFCFNDARAWGVYQAAAWQGLTVGKDLSVVGVDNHQVIAETLSPRLTTVELPHYEMGCWGTRKLISLIEGKDVSEVAPPVTNAEMPSLDLTQAMITCRLVEKESIVGSTVSDRR; this is encoded by the coding sequence ATGAAGGAGATAGCCGAACGGATGGGTGTCTCCGTGTCCTCGGTGTCTTTGGTCCTGAATAACAGGGATGCCGGTCGTATCAAACCCGATATCGCCGACAGAATCCGCGATGAGGCCAAACGACTGGGATACAGGCCGAATCGCATTGCCAGCAGCATGAGGACGAACAGAACGCGAATCCTCGGTTTCATCAGCGATGAAATCGCGACGACCCCTTTTGCCGGGCGACTGATTCTTGGGGCTCAGGATGCCGCGCGAGCTTTCGGCTACACGCTGCTGACAGTCAATACGAATGGCGAGAAGGCACTGGAATCCAGTGAAATCGAGACACTCAAACAGTATGGTGTGGATGGCTTTCTCTACGCGCGCATGTTCAATCAGCCGACGTCCGTTCCGCAGACCCTGCGAGATTACCCGCTGGTTCTGGTGGATGCCACGGATGTCAACGGCGAATTGCCCTCGATCGTGCCTGACGAGACGGCCATCGGCAGGGATGTGACCGAACGTCTCATCGCCGCAGGGTGCAGGCGAGTGGCATACATCGGTTTGGACGACGACATCGCGGCGCAGCTCGGACGTTTCTCGGGATATCGGGATACCTTGGCCGCGCATGGAATCGATTTTGACGACCAGCTGGTCACCAATCCGCGCATCGGAGCCGAGGCGCTGGTGTCCACCGAAAAGCTTATGGAGGAGCTCCGGCCGGATGGTTTCTTCTGCTTCAACGATGCCAGGGCTTGGGGCGTGTACCAGGCCGCGGCCTGGCAAGGACTGACCGTCGGCAAGGATCTTTCGGTGGTCGGTGTGGATAACCATCAGGTGATTGCGGAAACGCTCTCTCCGCGCCTGACCACGGTCGAGCTTCCTCATTACGAGATGGGATGCTGGGGAACGCGCAAGCTGATTTCCCTGATAGAAGGCAAGGACGTCTCTGAGGTTGCGCCGCCCGTGACGAATGCGGAAATGCCCAGTTTGGATCTCACTCAGGCGATGATTACCTGCAGGCTTGTCGAGAAGGAATCCATAGTCGGGTCCACGGTGAGCGACCGCCGATGA